The genomic interval AGGGGCCCGCGTGTCCGGCGGGGCGTTGTTCGCACTGACGGCCGTGGTCGAGTCATACCGCAAGAAAAGGCGGCGAGGTGTTGCCGGCACGTATGCGGTTCTCGATACGCCGACGATAGGTGCCGGCTCGTAGCATCGGCCCATGCGCGTGCTGATCGTCGAGGACGAACCCTATCTGGCGGAGGCCGTCCGCGACGGCCTGCGTCTCGAAGCGATCGCGGCGGACATCGCGGGGGACGGGGAGACCGCTCTGGAGCTGCTGAGCGTCAACACCTACGACATCGCCGTCCTGGACCGCGACGTCCCCGGGCCGTCCGGTGACGAGATCGCCGAACACATCGTCGCCTCCGGCAGTGGCATGCCGATCCTCATGCTCACGGCGGCCGACCGCCTCGACGACAAGGCTTCCGGGTTCGGGCTCGGTGCCGACGACTACCTCACGAAACCCTTCGATCTCCGGGAGCTCGTGCTCAGGCTCAGAGCACTCGACCGCAGACGCGCCCACAGCAGACCGCCCGTGCGGGAGATCGCGGGTCTGCGGCTGGACACGTTCCGCAGAGAGGTCTACCGGGACGGCCGCTACGTCGCGCTGACCAGGAAGCAGTTCGCGGTACTCGACGTCCTCGTCGCCGCCGACGGCGGTGTCGTCAGCGCCGAAGAGCTCCTGGAACGGGCGTGGGACGAGAACGCCGACCCGTTCACCAACGCCGTACGCATCACCGTCTCGGCCCTGCGCAAACGCCTCGGCGAACCGTGGATCATCGCCACCGTGCCGGGCGTCGGCTACCGCATCGGCGCGGCGTCCGGCACCGGTCGCGGCGAGGGACGGGACCGTGGCTAGGCGGCCCGGGTTGAGCGTCCGCCTCAAGCTCACCCTCAGCTACGCCGGATTCCTCATGGTCGCCGGCGTCCTGCTGCTCACAGCGGTGTGGGTGTTCCTCCTGGAGTACGTTCCCGACGACTGGGACAAGCGGATGCTCCACGAGAATCCCAACCGCCAGCTCCTCGCGTACACCTTCGCCCCGGCGGCGGCCACCGTACTGGCGGTCCTCCTCGTCTTCGGCCTCCTGGGAGGATGGGTCCTCGCCGGCCGTATGCTCGCCCCTCTGACCCGGATCACCGAAGCCACCCGCGCGGCCACGCACGGGTCACTCTCCCACCGGATCCGGCTGCCGGGCCGCAGGGACGAGTTCCGGGAACTCGCCGACGCCTTCGACACGATGCTCGCCCGGCTCGAAGCAGACGTCGCCGAGCAGGAGAGGTTCGCGGCCAACGCCTCCCATGAGCTGCGCACCCCGCTGGCGATCTCGAAGACCCTTCTCGAGGTGGCCCGCACCAATCCGGACCGCGACACCGACGAGATCATCGACCGCCTGTACGCCGTCAACGGCAGGGCGATCGACCTCACCGAGGCGCTGCTCGTGCTCAGCCGCGCCGACCGGCGTTCCTTCACCCGGGAGCCCGTCGACCTGTCGCTGCTGGCGGAGGAGGCCGCCGAGACCCTCCTCCCCCTCGCGGAAGAGCATGGCGTCACCGTCGAGACACGCGGCGAGATCGCGCCCGCGATCGGATCGCCGGCGCTCCTGCTGCAACTGACCACCAACCTCGTGCACAACGCGATCGTCCACAATCTGCCCGGCCGGGGCACCGTCCGGGTCGCTACCGGCGTCCGCCGCGCGACCGTGGTGCTCACCGTCGAGAACACCGGTGCGCAGGTCACCCCGCAGCTGGCCGCGACGCTCACCGAACCGTTCCGGCGCGGAGCCGAACGGTTGCGCACCCACCACGCGGGTATCGGCCTCGGCCTGGCCATCGTCAAGACCATCACCCGCGCACACGACGGAACGCTCACCCTCACCCCGCGCCCGGCCGGCGGGCTGCGCATCATGGTGGAACTCCCGGCGACAGCCCCGCCCGCCGACGGAGTCCGGACGGCGTACGGCAGGATGGAGCCATGAGCGTAGTCAAGATCAATGTGCTGACCGTCCCCCAGGAACAACGCGAGACGCTGGAGAAGCGCTTCGCTTCCCGGGCCCATGCCGTGGAGGGCTCCGACGGATTCGAGTGGTTCGAGCTGCTCCGGCCCGTCGAGGGCACGGACGACTACCTCGTCTACACGCGCTGGCGTGACGAGGCCTCCTTCCAGGCGTGGATGGAGGGGCCGATGAAGGCGGCCCATCAGGGCGGCGGTGCCGAGAGCGGTGAGCGCCCCAAGCCGGCGGCAAGCGGGTCCACGGTGTGGTCCTTCGAGGTCGTGCAGCAGGCCGCCCCGACCGGCGCGTAGCCGAGCGAGCAGAGATGTGTGA from Streptomyces sp. CA-278952 carries:
- a CDS encoding antibiotic biosynthesis monooxygenase family protein, with protein sequence MSVVKINVLTVPQEQRETLEKRFASRAHAVEGSDGFEWFELLRPVEGTDDYLVYTRWRDEASFQAWMEGPMKAAHQGGGAESGERPKPAASGSTVWSFEVVQQAAPTGA
- a CDS encoding response regulator transcription factor gives rise to the protein MRVLIVEDEPYLAEAVRDGLRLEAIAADIAGDGETALELLSVNTYDIAVLDRDVPGPSGDEIAEHIVASGSGMPILMLTAADRLDDKASGFGLGADDYLTKPFDLRELVLRLRALDRRRAHSRPPVREIAGLRLDTFRREVYRDGRYVALTRKQFAVLDVLVAADGGVVSAEELLERAWDENADPFTNAVRITVSALRKRLGEPWIIATVPGVGYRIGAASGTGRGEGRDRG
- a CDS encoding sensor histidine kinase; the encoded protein is MSVRLKLTLSYAGFLMVAGVLLLTAVWVFLLEYVPDDWDKRMLHENPNRQLLAYTFAPAAATVLAVLLVFGLLGGWVLAGRMLAPLTRITEATRAATHGSLSHRIRLPGRRDEFRELADAFDTMLARLEADVAEQERFAANASHELRTPLAISKTLLEVARTNPDRDTDEIIDRLYAVNGRAIDLTEALLVLSRADRRSFTREPVDLSLLAEEAAETLLPLAEEHGVTVETRGEIAPAIGSPALLLQLTTNLVHNAIVHNLPGRGTVRVATGVRRATVVLTVENTGAQVTPQLAATLTEPFRRGAERLRTHHAGIGLGLAIVKTITRAHDGTLTLTPRPAGGLRIMVELPATAPPADGVRTAYGRMEP